In Macadamia integrifolia cultivar HAES 741 chromosome 1, SCU_Mint_v3, whole genome shotgun sequence, a single window of DNA contains:
- the LOC122086237 gene encoding protein FAR1-RELATED SEQUENCE 5-like isoform X1: MEDPMNVDVEIMPRVGMLFTSEQEAYDFYNTYGRRMGFIVRREWAHRSMKDKKTITSRIFVCNKQGSRKKDKRDIYTVKPRAETRTECPARMGIAIMDDGKYYCRDFVEEHNHLFHLPSTSHMLRPQRSRHAGGKQDLEYTRLDQKNYLPVKRQQKLSFGEAGSLLLYFENQSRVNPSFIYSLQLDKDEHITNIFWADPKMRIDYAQFGDVVTFVTTFCTNKEYRPFGIFTGFNHHKGVIIFGAVLLYDETVDSFKWLFEAFLKANGQKKPITIFTDQDAAMEKAIAEVLPDTCHRLCTWHLMQNGIKHLGNMMKDGSDFLADLKKCVFHYDDELQFENAWGKLRSDYPVEDSSWLDCIYGLKDKWAKCYMKKTLTIGMWNTKLSESINGDLKDFLRSSLDVVQFFKHFERVVANKRAKELEAEFDARNKLPRNLFSKSPIMKQAGEVYTPLIFEKFQKQYEWVSACYIKHKSESNVVHEYVVSIVDKEGEFKVFCNPSEQMIHCSCRKFETFGILCRHALKILDYLDIKHIPDAYILRRWTRVARSIFVQDSKGKEVAEDVHMDCSQRYMRICPKLIKVALIASNSSEGYAYVDKVTDEICKHLEKISSDGPQEAVSLLQGFSSQASTNIAMPPYSSET; encoded by the coding sequence ATGGAAGATCCAATGAATGTAGATGTTGAAATTATGCCTCGGGTTGGCATGTTGTTTACATCTGAGCAAGAGGCGTATGATTTCTACAATACGTATGGAAGAAGAATGGGGTTTATTGTCAGAAGAGAGTGGGCACATAGGAGTATGAAAGATAAGAAAACCATAACTTCAAGGATATTCGTATGTAATAAACAAGGAAGTCGGAAAAAAGACAAGAGAGATATATACACCGTCAAGCCTCGAGCGGAGACAAGAACCGAGTGTCCTGCACGGATGGGTATTGCAATTATGGATGATGGAAAGTACTATTGCCGTGATTTTGTTGAAGAACATAATCACCTATTTCACTTACCATCTACTAGTCATATGTTGAGGCCACAACGAAGTAGACATGCAGGAGGCAAACAGGACCTTGAGTACACTCGACTAGATCAAAAGAATTATCTTCCAGTTAAACGTCAGCAAAAATTATCTTTTGGTGAAGCCGGGAGTTTGCTATTGTATTTTGAAAATCAAAGTAGGGTCAATCCCTCTTTTATTTACTCATTGCAGTTGGATAAGGATGAACATATAACTAATATATTTTGGGCAGATCCTAAGATGAGAATAGATTATGCACAGTTTGGTGATGTTGTTACCTTTGTTACCACATTTTGCACGAACAAAGAGTATAGGCCGTTTGGGATATTTACTGGATTCAatcatcacaaaggagtcatcataTTTGGGGCTGTGCTTTTGTATGATGAGACAGTTGATTCTTTCAAATGGTTGTTTGAGGCTTTTTTAAAAGCTAATGGGCAAAAGAAGCCAATAACTATTTTCACAGATCAAGATGCGGCAATGGAAAAGGCAATAGCTGAGGTGTTACCTGATACATGCCACAGATTGTGTACATGGCACTTAATGCAAAATGGCATAAAGCATTTGGGCAACATGATGAAGGATGGTTCAGACTTTCTGGCAGATTTGAAAAAATGTGTATTCCATTATGATGATGAATTACAATTTGAGAATGCGTGGGGGAAATTGAGAAGTGATTATCCAGTTGAAGATAGTTCATGGTTGGATTGTATTTACGGACTTAAAGATAAATGGGCCAAGTGTTATATGAAGAAAACATTGACTATCGGAATGTGGAATACAAAGCTCAGTGAAAGTATAAATGGTGACTTGAAGGATTTTTTGAGGTCCAGCCTGGATGTTGTTCAATTTTTCAAGCACTTCGAAAGGGTTGTGGCCAACAAGCGTGCTAAAGAGTTGGAGGCTGAGTTTGATGCAAGAAATAAGCTGCCAAGAAACTTGTTCTCAAAGTCACCTATTATGAAGCAAGCAGGAGAAGTTTACACTCCGTtgatttttgagaaatttcaaaAACAGTATGAGTGGGTTAGTGCTTGTTATATCAAACACAAGAGTGAAAGTAATGTGGTCCACGAGTATGTAGTTTCTATTGTTGATAAGGAAGGTGAATTTAAAGTGTTTTGTAATCCATCTGAGCAAATGATTCATTGTAGTTGTAGGAAGTTTGAGACTTTCGGCATTCTTTGTCGTCATGCCTTGAAAATTCTAGACTATCTTGATATCAAACATATTCCTGACGCATATATATTGAGGAGATGGACACGGGTAGCAAGAAGTATTTTTGTGCAAGACAGTAAGGGAAAAGAAGTTGCAGAAGATGTTCATATGGATTGTTCACAAAGGTATATGCGTATTTGCCCTAAACTGATTAAGGTTGCATTAATAGCATCAAATTCATCTGAGGGTTATGCTTATGTGGATAAGGTTACTGATGAGATATGTAaacatcttgaaaaaatttcctCCGATGGACCACAAGAAGCGGTGTCACTATTGCAAGGGTTTTCATCTCAAGCTTCAACAAATATAGCCATGCCCCCCTACTCAAGTGAAACATGA
- the LOC122086237 gene encoding protein FAR1-RELATED SEQUENCE 5-like isoform X2, with the protein MEDPMNVDVEIMPRVGMLFTSEQEAYDFYNTYGRRMGFIVRREWAHRSMKDKKTITSRIFVCNKQGSRKKDKRDIYTVKPRAETRTECPARMGIAIMDDGKYYCRDFVEEHNHLFHLPSTSHMLRPQRSRHAGGKQDLEYTRLDQKNYLPVKRQQKLSFGEAGSLLLYFENQSRVNPSFIYSLQLDKDEHITNIFWADPKMRIDYAQFGDVVTFVTTFCTNKEYRPFGIFTGFNHHKGVIIFGAVLLYDETVDSFKWLFEAFLKANGQKKPITIFTDQDAAMEKAIAEVLPDTCHRLCTWHLMQNGIKHLGNMMKDGSDFLADLKKCVFHYDDELQFENAWGKLRSDYPVEDSSWLDCIYGLKDKWAKCYMKKTLTIGMWNTKLSESINGDLKDFLRSSLDVVQFFKHFERVVANKRAKELEAEFDARNKLPRNLFSKSPIMKQAGEVYTPLIFEKFQKQYEWVSACYIKHKSESNVVHEYVVSIVDKEGEFKVFCNPSEQMIHCSCRKFETFGILCRHALKILDYLDIKHIPDAYILRRWTRVARSIFVQDSKGKEVAEDVHMDCSQRVSHRLLYNSRRRHPVA; encoded by the coding sequence ATGGAAGATCCAATGAATGTAGATGTTGAAATTATGCCTCGGGTTGGCATGTTGTTTACATCTGAGCAAGAGGCGTATGATTTCTACAATACGTATGGAAGAAGAATGGGGTTTATTGTCAGAAGAGAGTGGGCACATAGGAGTATGAAAGATAAGAAAACCATAACTTCAAGGATATTCGTATGTAATAAACAAGGAAGTCGGAAAAAAGACAAGAGAGATATATACACCGTCAAGCCTCGAGCGGAGACAAGAACCGAGTGTCCTGCACGGATGGGTATTGCAATTATGGATGATGGAAAGTACTATTGCCGTGATTTTGTTGAAGAACATAATCACCTATTTCACTTACCATCTACTAGTCATATGTTGAGGCCACAACGAAGTAGACATGCAGGAGGCAAACAGGACCTTGAGTACACTCGACTAGATCAAAAGAATTATCTTCCAGTTAAACGTCAGCAAAAATTATCTTTTGGTGAAGCCGGGAGTTTGCTATTGTATTTTGAAAATCAAAGTAGGGTCAATCCCTCTTTTATTTACTCATTGCAGTTGGATAAGGATGAACATATAACTAATATATTTTGGGCAGATCCTAAGATGAGAATAGATTATGCACAGTTTGGTGATGTTGTTACCTTTGTTACCACATTTTGCACGAACAAAGAGTATAGGCCGTTTGGGATATTTACTGGATTCAatcatcacaaaggagtcatcataTTTGGGGCTGTGCTTTTGTATGATGAGACAGTTGATTCTTTCAAATGGTTGTTTGAGGCTTTTTTAAAAGCTAATGGGCAAAAGAAGCCAATAACTATTTTCACAGATCAAGATGCGGCAATGGAAAAGGCAATAGCTGAGGTGTTACCTGATACATGCCACAGATTGTGTACATGGCACTTAATGCAAAATGGCATAAAGCATTTGGGCAACATGATGAAGGATGGTTCAGACTTTCTGGCAGATTTGAAAAAATGTGTATTCCATTATGATGATGAATTACAATTTGAGAATGCGTGGGGGAAATTGAGAAGTGATTATCCAGTTGAAGATAGTTCATGGTTGGATTGTATTTACGGACTTAAAGATAAATGGGCCAAGTGTTATATGAAGAAAACATTGACTATCGGAATGTGGAATACAAAGCTCAGTGAAAGTATAAATGGTGACTTGAAGGATTTTTTGAGGTCCAGCCTGGATGTTGTTCAATTTTTCAAGCACTTCGAAAGGGTTGTGGCCAACAAGCGTGCTAAAGAGTTGGAGGCTGAGTTTGATGCAAGAAATAAGCTGCCAAGAAACTTGTTCTCAAAGTCACCTATTATGAAGCAAGCAGGAGAAGTTTACACTCCGTtgatttttgagaaatttcaaaAACAGTATGAGTGGGTTAGTGCTTGTTATATCAAACACAAGAGTGAAAGTAATGTGGTCCACGAGTATGTAGTTTCTATTGTTGATAAGGAAGGTGAATTTAAAGTGTTTTGTAATCCATCTGAGCAAATGATTCATTGTAGTTGTAGGAAGTTTGAGACTTTCGGCATTCTTTGTCGTCATGCCTTGAAAATTCTAGACTATCTTGATATCAAACATATTCCTGACGCATATATATTGAGGAGATGGACACGGGTAGCAAGAAGTATTTTTGTGCAAGACAGTAAGGGAAAAGAAGTTGCAGAAGATGTTCATATGGATTGTTCACAAAG